A single genomic interval of Ischnura elegans chromosome 3, ioIscEleg1.1, whole genome shotgun sequence harbors:
- the LOC124156113 gene encoding vesicular inhibitory amino acid transporter has protein sequence MGEGGPRRGFSVDDCSHGIEGGRPGEGKYKITEWQAAWNVTNAIQGMFIVSLPFAVLRGGYWAIAAMVGVAHICCYTGKILVDCLYEDMEVDADDQWPNGAAPPPEGPPAYAETGDVQGAEVQSWEGNNWGQQQQSDQWGSAGDQTGGWGDEQGTTGQYGGGNPFTGPSTATTSHPTNPFLADGVPPARPPPPSVPLAQQQDQQDQQQPGIAAGGGVVRRTCQEKRMVKVRVRDSYVGIAREVFGPLWGVRFVNAAQIIELLMTCILYVVVVGDLMIGAFPPTATTTQAQPEDDSGGAVVVVVRTGGGMDTRSWMLACGILLVPLAFLKSLHAVSMLSFWCTIVHLVINAVILGYCLLQIGDWGWGKVKWTLDLKNFPISLGVIVFSYTSQIFLPTLEGSLEDPSTFSRMLSRSHVAAALFKSFFGYFCFLTFQDDTQQVITNNLHSQGFKGLVNFFLVVKALLSYPLPYYAACELLEKSFFKERPTTLFPSIWEKDGELKVWGLAFRVGVVVFTVLLAVSVPHFAILMGFIGSFTGTMLSFIWPCVFHLKLKRGTLSQSTVAYDWFVIALGCLFGVIGVWDSGSALIRAFEIGLPF, from the exons ATGGGGGAGGGCGGGCCGCGGAGGGGCTTCAGCGTGGACGACTGCAGCCACGGCATCGAGGGAGGAAGACCTGGGGAGGGCAAATACAAGATCACCGAATGGCAGGCCGCGTGGAACGTGACGAATGCCATCCAG GGAATGTTCATCGTGTCCCTCCCGTTCGCCGTCCTCCGGGGAGGATACTGGGCCATCGCGGCCATGGTCGGCGTGGCGCACATCTGCTGCTACACGGGCAAGATCCTCGTGGACTGCCTCTACGAGGACATGGAGGTGGACGCGGACGATCAGTGGCCGAACGGAGCGGCGCCTCCGCCAGAAGGTCCACCCGCCTACGCCGAGACGGGCGACGTCCAGGGAGCGGAGGTGCAGAGCTGGGAGGGGAACAACTGGGGCCAACAACAGCAGAGCGACCAGTGGGGGAGCGCAGGGGACCAGACCGGGGGTTGGGGGGACGAGCAGGGGACGACGGGGCAATACGGCGGGGGCAACCCGTTCACCGGCCCTTCAACCGCCACCACATCCCACCCCACCAACCCTTTCCTGGCTGACGGTGTGCCCCCGGCTAGGCCCCCACCTCCCTCCGTCCCCCTGGCCCAGCAGCAAGACCAGCAGGACCAACAACAGCCAGGCATTGCGGCAGGTGGTGGAGTGGTCCGCCGGACGTGCCAGGAGAAGAGGATGGTGAAGGTCAGGGTGCGGGACAGCTACGTCGGGATTGCCAGGGAGGTCTTCGGCCCTCTGTGGGGTGTGAGGTTCGTGAATGCAGCCCAGATAATAGAGCTGCTAATGACCTGCATTCTGTATGTTGTCGTGGTGGGTGACTTGATGATTGGGGCCTTCCCACCGACGGCAACTACCACCCAGGCGCAACCAGAGGATGACTCCGGCGGGGCCGTCGTGGTGGTTGTTCGGACCGGAGGAGGTATGGACACAAGGTCGTGGATGCTCGCATGTGGCATCCTCTTGGTGCCACTCGCATTCCTCAAGAGTCTGCATGCAGTGTCGATGTTATCCTTCTGGTGCACCATTGTCCACTTGGTCATCAATGCGGTCATCTTGGGCTACTGTCTGCTGCAAATTGGAGACTGGGGTTGGGGAAAGGTCAAGTGGACCCTGGACCTCAAGAACTTCCCCATTTCCCTCGGAGTCATCGTCTTCAGCTACACATCCCAGATCTTCCTCCCCACCCTCGAAGGATCGCTGGAGGACCCCTCCACCTTTTCGCGGATGCTGTCTAGATCTCACGTCGCTGCAGCTTTATTCAAGTCATTCTTTGGATATTTCTGTTTCCTCACCTTCCAGGATGACACACAACAG gtGATCACTAACAACTTGCACTCCCAAGGATTCAAGGGATTGGTCAACTTTTTCTTGGTGGTAAAAGCGTTGCTCTCCTACCCACTGCCATACTATGCTGCTTGTGAATTACTGGAGAAATCATTTTTCAAGGAGCGTCCCACAACCTTGTTTCCTTCAATATGGGAAAAAGATGGAGAGCTGAAG GTGTGGGGACTTGCCTTTCGAGTGGGTGTTGTGGTGTTCACCGTCCTGCTTGCAGTTTCAGTACCACACTTTGCCATTCTCATGGGATTCATCGGAAGCTTCACGGGAACCATGCTCTCATTCATCTGGCCCTGTGTCTTTCACCTCAAACTCAAGCGGGGGACCCTCTCTCAATCAACAGTGGCCTACGACTGGTTTGTTATAGCACTCGGTTGCCTATTTGGTGTCATTGGAGTCTGGGATTCAGGTTCAGCTCTCATTAGGGCTTTTGAAATAGGCCTTCCTTTTTAA